The DNA region GGATGACCAATACCTACATGTTGGGCGGCGACGTGGCCCCCGGGGACATCGTGGCAGACGTGAAAGACGGCATCTACGCGGTGGGCTTCGGCGGCGGTCAGGTGGACATCACGAACGGCAAGTTCGTCTTCTCCTGTACGGAAGCCTACCGTGTGAAAAACGGCATCGTTGGCGCGCCCGTCAAAGGGGCCACGCTGATCGGCGACGGCGCGACCGCATTGCAGCAGATCCGCGCCATCGGCAATGACATGGCGCTGGACCCGGGCATGGGCAATTGCGGCAAACAGGGCCAGTGGGTGCCGGTGGGTGTCGGCCAGCCGACGCTGTTGATCGGCGGGCTGACCGTGGGCGGCTCCGCTGCGTGACGGCGGCCCCCGTGAAAACCTTCACCCCCGCCCTGCGCAGCAGGCCCTACGGCCACCGGTACCTGCGGGCGGGAAGGGTCGTGCTGATCGCGCTCGTCACGCTTCTGGTGCCCTCACTTCTGGGCCTGGCGATCATCGCGGGGGCAAGTTTCCGCTATGTCGCCTCGGATTTCGACAATCCCTGGACCGTGATCAGCACCATCGGCGGCATCCTGTTGCTTGCACCTGTCTACGGCATCTTCTTGGTACCTTTTGGCCTGCTTCTGGGAGCCTGGGCGATGCGGTGGGGCCTTGCGGGCTGGGTCTATGCCCTGGGAACAGCGGTAGCGTTGCCCATGGGGATCGGCGCCTTATTCGGCGCGTCGGACCCCACTTTGGAGGCTTGGCAGGCCGGTGTCGTCCTTGTACCCGTCACCATAAGCCATGCTGCCGTGATGTGGATGGCGACCAGATTGCTCTGCCCCGACGCCCTTTTGGACCCTTTGCCCTAGATTTTATGCAACGGCTCCGTACCCCGCGCGCAAGTTGTTAAGGTTTCGTTAACCACTCCGCGCAAGCGTGTGTGCATGTGGACAGCACCTGATTCTCCGATGGCCGGCCAATGGGCCGAAACGCAGCAACCGACCGACTGGCTGGATGCGGCCTTCCATGACGCGCCCGTCGCGTATACGCCGCCGCCCGCCCAGGGCGACGATGACCGCCTTCTGCGCCTGCGCCTGATCCGGTCCCGCCGGGTCGGACCTGCGACGTATCTGCGACTTCTGGCCGAACACGGCACGGCCGCCGCCGCGCTCGACGCGTTGCCAGAGGTTGCCGCCGCCGCCGGCGTTCAGAAGTATGAGGTCTGCCCCGAACCTGTTGTCCTCGCGGAGTTGCGGGCCGCAGCGAGGGTTGGCGCGCGGATGATCTGCCTCGGCGATGCCGACTACCCTGAAACCCTGGCACAGATCACCGACGCCCCGCCCGTGTTGTGGGCGATTGGGCGGACCAGTCTGATGGCGCGTCCCTGTGTGGCGCTGGTGGGCACGCGCAATGCCTCCAGCCTTGGCGCGCGGATGACGCGGAAACTGGCGGCCACATTGGGAGAGGCCGGGTTCACCGTCGTCTCGGGCCTGGCGCGCGGGATTGACGCGATCGCCCACAAAAGCAGCCTGGAGACGGGCACGATTGCCGTCGTCGCCGGGGGTGTGGACGTCGTCTACCCAACGGAAAACGCGGAACTCGCAGCCCAGATTTCCGAGACCGGCCTGTGCCTGTCTGAACAACCCCTTGGCCTGCAACCACAGGCGCGCCACTTCCCGCGCCGCAATCGCATCGTCTCGGGCCTGGCCCAGGGTGTGATCGTGGTGGAAGCTGCCGCGCGGTCCGGCTCTCTGATCACCGCGCGCTGCGCCGCCGATCAGGGGCGGGAGGTCATGGCGGTGCCCGGCCACCCGCTCGACAGTCGCGCGTCGGGGGCGAATATCCTGCTGCGGGACGGAGCAACGCTTGTCCGGGGCGTCGACGATGTGATCGAGGCATTGGGGCGGCCGGCGCAATCCGGAGACGCCCCCTCTGCCGTTGTGCATGAGTTGCAGCGGCCCACACCGGCTGCTGCAAAAGACGGCGGGCTGGAAGGCCGCATCCTCGCGCATCTTGGCCCGACCCCTGTGGCGGAAGATCAGATGATCCGTGACCTGAACGCAACTCCGCGCGAAATGGCGCAGGCGCTTGCGGTGTTGGAGATGTCGGGCCGCGTGACCCGGTCTGCGGGCGGCATGGTGAGTGCGGCCTAGCAACCATAATCCTGCAGGAGCGAGGAAAACGTCTCGCACCGGTAGGCCCACCACCAGACATCGGTGGAGCCAAGGCCGTAGGTCACGACCTGCCAGGCGTCGTCGTCGCGGACATAGAACACTTCAAACCGGGGGCCATCGAACTCATATGGATCGGCATATCGCCATTCCACCATAGGTGTCTGGGCCATATCGAGGGCTTCCCCGCCCGGACGTTGCGCCCTCAGACGGGCAAAGGCGATGTCTTCGTCCACCATCAACTCCAGCACCCGAAACTCGAGAGGCGCACCCAAATCATAGACCGCAAGGGGACGGAACGTATCCAGAAGCTCTCGCCGCAGATCAGACCCCCTCGGCGGCTCAAACGGGGTCGCCTGGGCCAAGCTCGCCATTCCAAGACAAATCGAAAGAAAAGTTCCCGGCATTAGACGCATTATTTAACTCCCTGGTCCGTACCGAAATCCTAACGCTCCGCGTGGCGCATTGACATCCCACCCCAAGGCCCCACATGTTCCGCCGCCAGTCCAATTCCGCTTGAAAGTGATCTGAACATGCCCGTTGTTGTTGTCGAATCCCCGGCTAAGGCCAAGACAATCAACAAGTATTTAGGCAGTGATTACACGGTCCTCGCCTCCTACGGACACGTCCGGGACCTGCCGTCCAAGGATGGATCTGTCGACCCCGAAGAGGGGTTCTTCATGAAGTGGGAAATCGGCAGTGATTCCAAAAAACACGTCAAAGCGATTGTTGATGCGTTAAAGGATGACAATTCCCTGATCCTCGCGACCGACCCCGACCGGGAGGGCGAAGCGATCTCCTGGCACCTGCAAGAGGCACTGACCTCTCGCAAGGCGATCAAGACGGACACGCCGGTCAGCCGCGTGACCTTCAACGCGATCACCAAGGATGCCGTGACCAAAGCCATGGCCGAGCCGCGTCAGGTCGATATGGAGCTGGTGGAGGCCTATCTGGCCCGCCGCGCACTTGATTATCTGGTGGGCTTCAACCTGTCGCCGGTGTTGTGGCGCAAACTGCCCGGCGCCAAGTCCGCGGGCCGTGTGCAATCGGTTTGCCTGCGCCTGGTGGTCGAGCGCGAGATGGAGATTGAGGCGTTTCGCCCCCGCGAATACTGGTCCGTGCGCGCCGTATTGGAAACGCCCCGCGGTCAAACGATTGAAGCCCGCCTGACCGTTCTGGGCGGCAAAAAGCTGGACCGCTACGACCTGCCCTCCGCCGCGGAGGCCGGATTGGCCGTTCAGGCCGTCTCTTCGCGCAAGTTGAGTGTTTCGGATGTGGAAGCGAAGCCCGCCAACCGCAATCCGTCCCCGCCCTTCATGACCTCCACCCTCCAGCAGGAAGCCTCGCGCAAGTTGGGGATGGGCGCGAAACAGGCGATGAGCACGGCGCAGCGCCTCTATGAGGCGGGCCACATCACCTATATGCGGACCGACGGCATCGACATGGCGCCTGAGGCTGTAGAAGACGCACGCGGCGCGATCAAAACCCGGTACGGGGTCGACTACGTGCCCGGCAAGCCCCGGATTTACAAGAATAAAGCCAAGAACGCGCAGGAAGCCCACGAATGCGTGCGCCCCACGGACATGTCCAAGGCGGCCAACGATCTGAAGCTGTCCGAGGATGATCAACGCAAGCTCTACGACCTGATTTGGAAGCGGACCATCGCCAGCCAGATGGAGGCGGCGCGACTGGAGCGGACAACGGTGACCATCGCGTCCGACGACCGCGAGGTGGAACTGCGCGCAACCGGTCAGGTGATGCTGTTTGACGGGTTTCTCAAAGTGTATGAGGAAGGCCGCGACGACGCAGGCGATGACGAGGACAGCAAGCGCCTGCCGCAGGTCAGCGCAGGCGATCCACTCAAGCCAAGCGCCGATGCAATGGCCGATGACTACGCCAAATATTCAGGCGATGATGTGGTGGAAGATGACGGGAACGGCGACGTCCGCCGCTCCAAATCCGCGATCCTGTCGCGCGAAGGGGCCGTTCTGGGCCAGCAACACCACACGGCCCCCCCGCCCCGCTATACCGAGGCGACCCTGGTCAAACGGATGGAGGAACTGGGCATCGGGCGTCCGTCCACCTATGCCTCGATCATGGATACGATCCAGAACCGTGGCTACGTGATCAAGGACAAGGGCCGGCTGATCCCCGAGGACAAGGGCCGCCTTGTGACGGTATTTTTGTCCAATTATTTCAACCGCTACGTCCAATATGACTTCACCGCCGACCTAGAACAGCAACTCGATGAAGTGAGTGCCGGCGACCGCCACTACAAGGACGTGTTGGACCGGTTCTGGCGCGATTTCCGGGCTGCGATCGACGAGACATCTGATCTGCGCATCGGCGAGGTGCTCGACAAGATCAATGAGGTCTTGGAGCCGCACCTCTTCCCCGATCCGGGCGACGGCACCGATCCGCGCCTCTGCCCCAATTGCGGCGTGGGGCGGCTGTCCATGCGCACAGCACGGGCGGGCGGCGCTTTCATCGGCTGCTCCGCCTATCCCGAATGCCGTTACACCCGCCCCTTCGGCCCACCAGACCCGGAGGCCGAAGCATCGGCGATTCCACCCGACGGCAAGCTGTTGGGCGAAGACCAGGGCGACGAAATCCGCATTTTCAAGGGCCGGTTCGGCCCCTACGTGCAGCGCGGCGCGATGACGGAAGAGAACAAGAAGCCCCCTCGCCAGTCGATCCCAAAGGACTGGACCCCGGAGGAGCTGGACCTGGAACGCGCGCTGATGCTGCTGTCGCTGCCCCGCCAAATCGGCCCACACCCCGAAGATGGCATCATGGTCTGGTCCAATATCGGGCGCTATGGCCCCTATTTGAAGCACGCCGAAAGCACGTCGGACCGGGGTGGCACCAATGCCAATCTCGACGGCCTGGACGAGGTCTTTACCGTCGGCATGAACCGCGCGGTGCAGCTTCTGGCTGAGAAAGTCGCCTCCCGTGGCGGACGTGGGCAAGCGGCCAAACCGCTGCGCGAATTGGGCGAACACCCCGATGCGGGCGGCCCGGTCAATGTCATGAAGGGCAAGTACGGACCTTATGTGAAGTGGGACAAGGTCAACGCCACGATCCCGGAAGCCATTGATCCAGAAGCGATTACCATGGATCAAGCGGTGCAGTTGATTGAGGAACGCGCCGCAAAATCCGGCAAGAAAAAGCCCGCAGCTAAGAAGAAAACGACCGCCAAGAAACCGGCCGCGAAAAAGAAGCCTGCGGCAAAGAAAACGGCCAAATCCGCAGATTAGCGTGGAAAGTGGCGGGGCGAGGCTTGATCTCGTGCCCGCCGCGCCCGAAATCGAAGGGATGTCAGTGCCCCCGCCCCTCTCGCCGAACCCAGCAGCTCTGGAATTCCTGTTGCACCGCCGCTCGCGGCCCCCTCGCATGTTGGGCAACAGCGCGCCGGACCGGGAGGCTCTTCGGACACTCCTGGCCGCTGCGACGCGCGTTCCCGACCACGGAAAGCTGGAGCCTTGGCGGTTCATTGTCTTGACGGCGGAGGCCTGTAAACGGCTGGCCGTGCTGACAAAATCCCGTGGAGCCGCGTTGGGGGTCGACGAGCGCCGTCTTGAGAAGGATCACAGCGGCTTTGTGGATGCGCCGCTGATCGTGGCGGTTATCTCCAGCCCTAAACCCCACCCCACCGTGCCGGAGAGTGAGCAATATGCCTCCGCCGCCGCAGTCTGCGTGTCGCTTCTGAACGCGGCGCTCGCAGCCGGATGGGGCGCGGTTTGGTTAACGGGATGGCGGGCGACCGACAGGCCGTTTCTGACGCAAGGACTGAACCTTTTCCCCCATGAATCCGTGGCCGGCTTCATCCACATAGCCAATGAGGTGCGCGTCCCGCCGGACCGCCCTCGCCCCGATACAGACGCGCTGACCACTTGGGTAAACACATGATCATAAACGCATTTCTCAAGGCCTTAGGGCAATTGACCGACGGCCGGTTTCTGGGCGTATTGGCGATGGGCATCGGCCTGACCATCGGCCTACTGGTGGCCTTTTACGGGGTCTTCGCCCTAGTCATCGGGTGGATGCTGCCCGACAGTTTCAGCCTGCCGTGGATCGGCGAGGTCACCTGGGTCGACAATGCGTTAACGCTGGCGGGCATCCCCTTGATGTTGCTTTTGTCGATCTTCCTGATGGTGCCCGTGGCCTCCGCCTTCATGGGCATCTTTCTCGACCGGGTGGCCAATGCCGTGGAGGACAAGCACTACAGTGGCCTGCCGCCCGCACGCGGGCTCTCCATTGCGGAAGCCCTTGCGGATGTCGCGAAATTTCTGGGTGTGCTCACCCTGGTGAACCTTGTGGCGCTGATCCTGTATCTGATCTTCGCCCCCCTCGCGCCCCTGTTGTTCTGGGTCGTGAACGGCATACTTCTGGGCCGGGAATACGGCCAGATGGTCGCCCTGCGCCGGGAAAGCGCGGCAGGGGCTGCGGATTTCCGCAAACGCAACCGCCCCACGTTGTTCGCGGCGGGCGTGTTGATGACCGTGCCCCTGACCATCCCGGTGGTAAACCTGCTGGTCCCCATCCTCGGGGCCGCGACGTTCACGCACCTTTACCATATGCTCAACGCGGCGCCGAGGAGCCCATCCCAAAGCGTGTGAACAGGTCGATGTCATCGATCGTCACCAGCTCGAATATGATGATGGAGGCGACGACCGCCCAGATGCCTGCAGCGCAGATGCTGGTCCAGATGATGCGCGTCTTCATTTGCGCGTCAACCGGGGCCGAGCCGTGGGTTCCCGCTACTTTTTCACCCGCCTCGTCCTGGCTCGTGACCCGCACCTGAAGCGCGATCAGAAGCGTCATGAACCAAATGACGGCGTAGAGCACGATGCCGGTGACAACACCCATCAGACCTGCTCCAACTCGACCAAAGTGCCGGTGAAGTCCTTTGGATGCAGGAAGAGCACGGGCTTTCCGTGAGCGCCGATCTTGGGCTCGCCTGTCCCCAACACCCGCGCGCCCGACGCTTTCAGTCTGTCGCGCGCAACTAGGATATCTTCGACTTCATAACAGATATGATGGATGCCGCCCGCCGGATTCTTTTCCAAAAAGCCAGCAATGGGCGAGTTATCCCCAAGGGGGTAGAGGAGCTCAATCTTGGTGTTCGGCAGGGTGATGAAGATGACGGTGACGCCGTGATCGGGCTCATCCTGGGGGGCGCCCACCTCGGCGCCCAGGGTGTCGCGGTACAGGGCTGCTGCCGCGTCGAGGTCCGGTACGGCGATGGCGACGTGGTTTAGGCGTCCGATCATGGGGTCTCTTCCAATGGTGTGGCGTTGCAAAGGATATGGCGCGCTGGAGGCGCGGGGACAAGGCCCGAGGGGTGCCGCGTTTACCGGTCGTAAACCTTGAACGTGCAAAAGATTGAGGACGCGAAGGAATCGCGTCGAAACCCTGGGGGCTTATTTTATGGATGATCGATTGTCGGAGTTCGACCTTCGCCCACAACCAACCGCAGAACGGCCATTGCTCGGCCTGACGATCCTTGTCGTTGAAGACAGCCGCTATGCGTCCGAGGCGATCCGGTTGATGAGTTTACGGTCCGGTGCCCGCCTGCGGCGCGCCGATTGCCTGGCCTCAGCTGAGCGGCATTTGAACGTCTACTCGCCAGCCGTCGCGATCGTGGATCTGGGGCTGCCCGATGGGTCGGGTCTGGATCTGATCAAGACTATGGCCAGCGCGACACCGCGTGTTCAAGTGATCCTCGGCACGTCCGGCGCGGAGCGTGAAGCCGCGGAGGCCCAAGTCCTCGCGTGTGGTGCGGACGGGTTTATCGCCAAGCCGGTCTCCACGATTGCCGCTTATCAAGCTGCGATCCTCGCACATCTTCCCGATGCACAGCGCCCAACGGGCCCTCGCGAAGCACCCATCGTCAGCGTTGATCCGGACCCGCTCGCCTTACGGGAAGACCTGAGCCACGCAATGGACCTTCTGGCTTTGGACACTCCGCCGATCAGCTATCTGCGGCGCTTTCTTATCGGTCTTGCCCGCGCCGTGAAGGATCAACCGTTGGAAAAACATGCCCACGCCATGACCGACACGCTCGGTGCACCGGACCGCGCGGCATTGCGCGCGATCTTGTCGGGTCGCATACAGGCTGTGCCGGGCGTCGTGTGACGCGTCAATCCTGAGGGAGAACGCGCAGACCAAGCTCCATCAGCTGATCGGGCATCGGCTCGGACGGCGCATTCATCATCAGATCTTCGGCACGCTGGTTCATCGGAAACAGAATCACTTCGCGGATGTTGGCCGTATCGGCCAGAAGCATCACGATCCGGTCGATCCCGGCCGCACATCCACCGTGGGGCGGCGCGCCATACTGGAACGCGTTGACCATACCGCCAAAGCGCTTGCGCACCTCATCGGCCCCGTAACCCGCCACCTCGAACGCCTTGAACATGATCTCGGGCTGGTGGTTCCGGATCGCACCAGACACCAGCTCATAGCCGTTGCACGCCAGGTCATACTGGTAGCCCAGAACTGACAGCGGATCCCCGTCCAAAGCCGCAAGTCCCCCCTGCGGCATGGAAAAGGGGTTGTGGGAAAAATCGATTTTCCCAGTTTCCTCATCGGCCTCGAACATCGGGAAATCGACGATCCAGGCAAAGGCAAACCGGTTTTGCTCCGTCAGACCCAACTCATCGCCGATAACGGAGCGGGCTCGGCCTGCAACCGCCTCAAACTGTGACGGCTTGCCCGCAAGGAAAAACGCCGCGTCCCCGACGCCGAGGTCAAGCTGCTGGCGAATGGCTTCCGTCCGCTCGGGCCCGATGTTCTTGGCCAGCGGGCCCGCCGCTTCCATCCCTTCGCCCTGATCGCGCCAGAAGATATACCCCATCCCGGGCAATCCCTGCTCCTGCGCAAACTTGTTCATCCGGTCGCAGAATTTCCGCGAACCGCCTTTGGGCGCGGGAATGGCGCGCACCTGGGTGCCCTCCTGCTCCAGCAGTTTGGCGAAAATCGCGAAGCCTGACCCCGCGAAGTGCTCGGAGACGATTTGCATCTTGATCGGATTGCGCAGGTCCGGCTTGTCGGTGCCATACCAAAGCGCCGCGTCGGCATAGCTGATCAGCGGCCACTGCTGATCCACGGTCGCGCCGTCGCCGAATTCCTCAAACACGCCGCGCAGCACCGGCTCGATCGTGTCGAAGACGTCCTGCTGCTCCACAAAGCTCATCTCAAGGTCGAGCTGATAGAAATCCGTCGGAGAGCGGTCCGCCCGCGGGTCTTCATCGCGGAAACACGGCGCGATCTGGAAATATTTGTCGAAGCCCGACACCATCAGCAGCTGTTTGAATTGCTGCGGCGCTTGCGGCAATGCGTAAAATTTACCCGGGTGCTGACGAGAGGGCACAAGGAAATCGCGTGCACCCTCAGGCGAAGAGGCGGTGATGATCGGCGTCTGATACTCCCGAAATTGCTTGTCCCACATCCGTTTACGGATGCTCGCCACCACGTCGGACCGCAGCATCATGTTGGTTTGCATCTTCTCGCGCCGCAGGTCGAGGTAGCGGTATTTCAGGCGCGTTTCCTCAGGGTATTCCTGATCGCCAAAGACCTGCAGAGGCAACTCGCCAGCAGCGCCAAGGACTTCCATATCGCGGATATAGACCTCAATCTCACCCGTCGGCAGCTTCTCGTTCACCAGCTCCGGCGCACGCGCCTTCACCTCGCCGTCGATGCGGATACAAAACTCCGCCCGCAGTTTTTCAACCTCTGCAAACACAGGGCTGTCGGGATCGCAGAGAATCTGGGTGATGCCGAAATGGTCGCGCAGGTCGATGAAGATCACGCCACCGTGGTCACGGCGACGATGCACCCACCCCGAAAGGCGGATCGTCTCGCCGACATTTGCGGCGGTCAGGGCGGCACAGGAATGGCTGCGGTAGGCGTGCATCAAGGGTTCTCCGGGTGGGTCGAAATGCGGATCGGAATGTGGGCCGGATAGACCGCCCGGGGCAGCCCATGTCAACCCCGCGTCACAGCTGACACGCCAGCGCCTGGCTGATGGCGGCGGGTGAAAATGCACCCAATCCACGGGTGTCCAGCGTGTCGCCGATAAAGCGTGTCGCCATAACCTGGCTCCAGCCCTGGTTGGCAGTGATCATCTCCGGGCCGTCGCCGCAATCCCGGATGCCGCCGGTGATGAACGGCTCCCCGATGCGATGATTGGTGAGGCCTTCCATAGTAGCGATTTCGGTCAAGGCACCATCCTCAAACCGCCAGACCCGCAAGGTGCGGGCCAGATGCGGTCGGTCGATATAGGCG from Jannaschia sp. CCS1 includes:
- a CDS encoding nitroreductase family protein; translation: MSVPPPLSPNPAALEFLLHRRSRPPRMLGNSAPDREALRTLLAAATRVPDHGKLEPWRFIVLTAEACKRLAVLTKSRGAALGVDERRLEKDHSGFVDAPLIVAVISSPKPHPTVPESEQYASAAAVCVSLLNAALAAGWGAVWLTGWRATDRPFLTQGLNLFPHESVAGFIHIANEVRVPPDRPRPDTDALTTWVNT
- a CDS encoding EI24 domain-containing protein; translation: MIINAFLKALGQLTDGRFLGVLAMGIGLTIGLLVAFYGVFALVIGWMLPDSFSLPWIGEVTWVDNALTLAGIPLMLLLSIFLMVPVASAFMGIFLDRVANAVEDKHYSGLPPARGLSIAEALADVAKFLGVLTLVNLVALILYLIFAPLAPLLFWVVNGILLGREYGQMVALRRESAAGAADFRKRNRPTLFAAGVLMTVPLTIPVVNLLVPILGAATFTHLYHMLNAAPRSPSQSV
- the aspS gene encoding aspartate--tRNA ligase, whose amino-acid sequence is MHAYRSHSCAALTAANVGETIRLSGWVHRRRDHGGVIFIDLRDHFGITQILCDPDSPVFAEVEKLRAEFCIRIDGEVKARAPELVNEKLPTGEIEVYIRDMEVLGAAGELPLQVFGDQEYPEETRLKYRYLDLRREKMQTNMMLRSDVVASIRKRMWDKQFREYQTPIITASSPEGARDFLVPSRQHPGKFYALPQAPQQFKQLLMVSGFDKYFQIAPCFRDEDPRADRSPTDFYQLDLEMSFVEQQDVFDTIEPVLRGVFEEFGDGATVDQQWPLISYADAALWYGTDKPDLRNPIKMQIVSEHFAGSGFAIFAKLLEQEGTQVRAIPAPKGGSRKFCDRMNKFAQEQGLPGMGYIFWRDQGEGMEAAGPLAKNIGPERTEAIRQQLDLGVGDAAFFLAGKPSQFEAVAGRARSVIGDELGLTEQNRFAFAWIVDFPMFEADEETGKIDFSHNPFSMPQGGLAALDGDPLSVLGYQYDLACNGYELVSGAIRNHQPEIMFKAFEVAGYGADEVRKRFGGMVNAFQYGAPPHGGCAAGIDRIVMLLADTANIREVILFPMNQRAEDLMMNAPSEPMPDQLMELGLRVLPQD
- the mce gene encoding methylmalonyl-CoA epimerase — protein: MIGRLNHVAIAVPDLDAAAALYRDTLGAEVGAPQDEPDHGVTVIFITLPNTKIELLYPLGDNSPIAGFLEKNPAGGIHHICYEVEDILVARDRLKASGARVLGTGEPKIGAHGKPVLFLHPKDFTGTLVELEQV
- a CDS encoding DUF1467 family protein; protein product: MGVVTGIVLYAVIWFMTLLIALQVRVTSQDEAGEKVAGTHGSAPVDAQMKTRIIWTSICAAGIWAVVASIIIFELVTIDDIDLFTRFGMGSSAPR
- the topA gene encoding type I DNA topoisomerase, producing the protein MPVVVVESPAKAKTINKYLGSDYTVLASYGHVRDLPSKDGSVDPEEGFFMKWEIGSDSKKHVKAIVDALKDDNSLILATDPDREGEAISWHLQEALTSRKAIKTDTPVSRVTFNAITKDAVTKAMAEPRQVDMELVEAYLARRALDYLVGFNLSPVLWRKLPGAKSAGRVQSVCLRLVVEREMEIEAFRPREYWSVRAVLETPRGQTIEARLTVLGGKKLDRYDLPSAAEAGLAVQAVSSRKLSVSDVEAKPANRNPSPPFMTSTLQQEASRKLGMGAKQAMSTAQRLYEAGHITYMRTDGIDMAPEAVEDARGAIKTRYGVDYVPGKPRIYKNKAKNAQEAHECVRPTDMSKAANDLKLSEDDQRKLYDLIWKRTIASQMEAARLERTTVTIASDDREVELRATGQVMLFDGFLKVYEEGRDDAGDDEDSKRLPQVSAGDPLKPSADAMADDYAKYSGDDVVEDDGNGDVRRSKSAILSREGAVLGQQHHTAPPPRYTEATLVKRMEELGIGRPSTYASIMDTIQNRGYVIKDKGRLIPEDKGRLVTVFLSNYFNRYVQYDFTADLEQQLDEVSAGDRHYKDVLDRFWRDFRAAIDETSDLRIGEVLDKINEVLEPHLFPDPGDGTDPRLCPNCGVGRLSMRTARAGGAFIGCSAYPECRYTRPFGPPDPEAEASAIPPDGKLLGEDQGDEIRIFKGRFGPYVQRGAMTEENKKPPRQSIPKDWTPEELDLERALMLLSLPRQIGPHPEDGIMVWSNIGRYGPYLKHAESTSDRGGTNANLDGLDEVFTVGMNRAVQLLAEKVASRGGRGQAAKPLRELGEHPDAGGPVNVMKGKYGPYVKWDKVNATIPEAIDPEAITMDQAVQLIEERAAKSGKKKPAAKKKTTAKKPAAKKKPAAKKTAKSAD
- the dprA gene encoding DNA-processing protein DprA, whose protein sequence is MAGQWAETQQPTDWLDAAFHDAPVAYTPPPAQGDDDRLLRLRLIRSRRVGPATYLRLLAEHGTAAAALDALPEVAAAAGVQKYEVCPEPVVLAELRAAARVGARMICLGDADYPETLAQITDAPPVLWAIGRTSLMARPCVALVGTRNASSLGARMTRKLAATLGEAGFTVVSGLARGIDAIAHKSSLETGTIAVVAGGVDVVYPTENAELAAQISETGLCLSEQPLGLQPQARHFPRRNRIVSGLAQGVIVVEAAARSGSLITARCAADQGREVMAVPGHPLDSRASGANILLRDGATLVRGVDDVIEALGRPAQSGDAPSAVVHELQRPTPAAAKDGGLEGRILAHLGPTPVAEDQMIRDLNATPREMAQALAVLEMSGRVTRSAGGMVSAA
- a CDS encoding response regulator, encoding MDDRLSEFDLRPQPTAERPLLGLTILVVEDSRYASEAIRLMSLRSGARLRRADCLASAERHLNVYSPAVAIVDLGLPDGSGLDLIKTMASATPRVQVILGTSGAEREAAEAQVLACGADGFIAKPVSTIAAYQAAILAHLPDAQRPTGPREAPIVSVDPDPLALREDLSHAMDLLALDTPPISYLRRFLIGLARAVKDQPLEKHAHAMTDTLGAPDRAALRAILSGRIQAVPGVV